The following proteins are co-located in the Castor canadensis chromosome 5, mCasCan1.hap1v2, whole genome shotgun sequence genome:
- the Ptpn1 gene encoding tyrosine-protein phosphatase non-receptor type 1 isoform X2 — translation MEMEKEFEQIDKAGSWAAIYQDIRHEASDFPCRVAKLPKNKNRNRYRDVSPFDHSRIKLHQEDNDYINASLIKMEEAQRSYILTQGPLPNTCGHFWEMVWEQKSRGVVMLNRVMEKGSLKCAQYWPQKEEKEMVFDDTNLKLTLVSEDIKSYYTVRQLELENLVMDKRKDPSSVDIKKVLLEMRRFRMGLIQTADQLRFSYLAVIEGAKFIMGDSSVQGQWKELSHEDLDPPPEHVPPPPRPPKRTLEPNNGKCKELFSNHQWVKDETEEDKDGPIKEENRTPLNVPYSMDSMSQDTEVRKRITGGGLQGTQAAFPTKGEPSPPKEEEEQGPTPTPWKPFLVNVCMATVLTAGAYLCYRVCFH, via the exons GACATCCGACATGAAGCTAGTGACTTCCCATGCAGAGTGGCAAAGCTTCCCAAGAACAAAAACCGCAACAGGTACCGAGACGTCAGTCCCT TTGACCACAGTCGGATTAAACTACATCAAGAAGATAATGACTATATCAATGCTAGCTTGATAAAAATGGAAGAAGCTCAAAGGAGCTACATTCTCACCCAG GGCCCCCTGCCTAACACGTGTGGGCACTTCTGGGAGATGGTATGGGAGCAGAAGAGCAGAGGCGTAGTCATGCTCAACCGGGTGATGGAGAAAGGGTCG TTAAAATGTGCCCAGTATTGGccgcagaaagaagaaaaagagatggtcTTTGATGACACCAATTTGAAATTAACATTGGTCTCTGAAGATATCAAGTCATATTACACAGTGCGACAGCTAGAGCTGGAAAACCTGGTG ATGGACAAAAGGAAAGACCCTTCTTCTGTGGACATCAAGAAAGTGCTGCTAGAGATGAGGAGATTCCGGATGGGGCTGATCCAGACGGCTGACCAGTTGCGCTTCTCTTACCTGGCTGTGATCGAAGGGGCAAAGTTCATCATGGGAGACTCCTCAGTGCAG GGTCAGTGGAAAGAGCTTTCCCATGAGGACCTGGACCCCCCACCCGAGCATGTGCCCCCACCTCCCCGGCCACCCAAACGGACCCTGGAGCCAAACAATGGGAAATGCAAGGAGCTCTTCTCCAACCACCAGTGGGTAAAGGATGAAACTGAGGAGGATAAAGATGGCCCTatcaaggaagaaaacagaacccCCTTAAATGTCCCCTACAGCATGGACAG CATGAGTCAAGACACTGAAGTTAGAAAACGGATCACGGGTGGAGGTCTTCAAGGAACCCAGGCTGCCTTCCCCACCAAGGGAGAGCCATCCCCacccaaggaggaggaggagcaggggcCGACACCAACTCCCTGGAAACCCTTCCTGGTCAATGTGTGCATGGCCACGGTCCTCACAGCTGGCGCATACCTCTGCTACAGGGTGTGTTTTCACTGA
- the Ptpn1 gene encoding tyrosine-protein phosphatase non-receptor type 1 isoform X1, translated as MEMEKEFEQIDKAGSWAAIYQDIRHEASDFPCRVAKLPKNKNRNRYRDVSPFDHSRIKLHQEDNDYINASLIKMEEAQRSYILTQGPLPNTCGHFWEMVWEQKSRGVVMLNRVMEKGSLKCAQYWPQKEEKEMVFDDTNLKLTLVSEDIKSYYTVRQLELENLVTQETREILHFHYTTWPDFGVPESPASFLNFLFKVRESGSLSPEHGPVVVHCSAGIGRSGTFCLADTCLLLMDKRKDPSSVDIKKVLLEMRRFRMGLIQTADQLRFSYLAVIEGAKFIMGDSSVQGQWKELSHEDLDPPPEHVPPPPRPPKRTLEPNNGKCKELFSNHQWVKDETEEDKDGPIKEENRTPLNVPYSMDSMSQDTEVRKRITGGGLQGTQAAFPTKGEPSPPKEEEEQGPTPTPWKPFLVNVCMATVLTAGAYLCYRVCFH; from the exons GACATCCGACATGAAGCTAGTGACTTCCCATGCAGAGTGGCAAAGCTTCCCAAGAACAAAAACCGCAACAGGTACCGAGACGTCAGTCCCT TTGACCACAGTCGGATTAAACTACATCAAGAAGATAATGACTATATCAATGCTAGCTTGATAAAAATGGAAGAAGCTCAAAGGAGCTACATTCTCACCCAG GGCCCCCTGCCTAACACGTGTGGGCACTTCTGGGAGATGGTATGGGAGCAGAAGAGCAGAGGCGTAGTCATGCTCAACCGGGTGATGGAGAAAGGGTCG TTAAAATGTGCCCAGTATTGGccgcagaaagaagaaaaagagatggtcTTTGATGACACCAATTTGAAATTAACATTGGTCTCTGAAGATATCAAGTCATATTACACAGTGCGACAGCTAGAGCTGGAAAACCTGGTG ACTCAAGAAACGCGAGAGATCTTACATTTCCATTATACCACGTGGCCTGACTTTGGAGTCCCAGAATCGCCAGCCTCATTTCTGAACTTTCTTTTCAAAGTCCGAGAGTCAGGGTCACTAAGCCCTGAGCACGGCCCTGTTGTGGTGCACTGCAGTGCTGGCATTGGCAGGTCGGGGACCTTCTGCTTGGCTGACACCTGCCTCTTGCTG ATGGACAAAAGGAAAGACCCTTCTTCTGTGGACATCAAGAAAGTGCTGCTAGAGATGAGGAGATTCCGGATGGGGCTGATCCAGACGGCTGACCAGTTGCGCTTCTCTTACCTGGCTGTGATCGAAGGGGCAAAGTTCATCATGGGAGACTCCTCAGTGCAG GGTCAGTGGAAAGAGCTTTCCCATGAGGACCTGGACCCCCCACCCGAGCATGTGCCCCCACCTCCCCGGCCACCCAAACGGACCCTGGAGCCAAACAATGGGAAATGCAAGGAGCTCTTCTCCAACCACCAGTGGGTAAAGGATGAAACTGAGGAGGATAAAGATGGCCCTatcaaggaagaaaacagaacccCCTTAAATGTCCCCTACAGCATGGACAG CATGAGTCAAGACACTGAAGTTAGAAAACGGATCACGGGTGGAGGTCTTCAAGGAACCCAGGCTGCCTTCCCCACCAAGGGAGAGCCATCCCCacccaaggaggaggaggagcaggggcCGACACCAACTCCCTGGAAACCCTTCCTGGTCAATGTGTGCATGGCCACGGTCCTCACAGCTGGCGCATACCTCTGCTACAGGGTGTGTTTTCACTGA